One Benincasa hispida cultivar B227 chromosome 5, ASM972705v1, whole genome shotgun sequence genomic window carries:
- the LOC120077109 gene encoding cyclin-P3-1, producing the protein MREVADNGMDFQVEIDSLLGLGESGKLIPSSPRVLSILSTVFERSIQKNEKLLKRLKKKDNVTIFHGSRAPTMGIGQYIDRILKYTCCGTPCLVVAYIYIERYLQKMDAYLTNLNIHRLLITSIMVAAKFIDAGCYNNTFYAKVGGVSTKEMNSLEIEFLFNLDFRLHVTADIFSNHCLQLQKEALGGENQVDHRAGNKTRTKCLPQITGYTCSAI; encoded by the exons ATGAGAGAAGTGGCAGATAATGGTATGGATTTTCAAGTAGAAATAGATTCACTTCTCGGACTGGGTGAATCTGGGAAACTTATACCAAGCTCTCCTCGAGTGCTGTCAATTCTTTCCACTGTTTTCGAGAGGTCGATTCAGAAAAATGAAAAGTTATTGAAAAGACTCAAAAAGAAAGACAATGTTACAATTTTCCATGGTTCCCGAGCTCCCACCATGGGCATTGGACAATATATCGATCGCATCTTGAAGTACACATGTTGTGGCACTCCTTGCTTAGTTGTTGCCTACATATACATTGAAAGGTATCTTCAAAAGATGGATGCTTACCTAACTAATTTGAACATCCACCGCCTTCTGATCACCAGCATCATGGTTGCAGCAAAGTTTATCGATGCCGG GTGCTATAACAATACTTTTTATGCCAAAGTTGGAGGAGTGAGCACAAAAGAGATGAATAGCTTGGAGATCGAATTTCTGTTCAATTTGGACTTCAGACTTCATGTCACTGCAGATATTTTCAGTAATCACTGTTTGCAGCTCCAAAAGGAAGCTCTTGGGGGGGAGAATCAAGTCGATCATCGAGCCGGTAACAAAACTCGAACTAAATGTTTACCTCAAATTACAGGCTATACTTGCAGTGCCATTTAA